One Rhododendron vialii isolate Sample 1 chromosome 2a, ASM3025357v1 genomic region harbors:
- the LOC131315911 gene encoding probable WRKY transcription factor 48 produces the protein MPVINLYMEEKVQDLKNENQPMMANSTFSDQIPTSFAFPGIFDMPCDFNEKGSFDLGFMDILGFQDYYCTTSNSTPSSLFDLIQTPPVIPSPASTSEVVNTPATPNSTSISSSSTEAANDHDHQIKATKVEQDEEGEQEKSKKELLKPKKKNQKRQREPRFAFMTKSEVDHLDDGFRWRKYGQKAVKNSPFPRSYYRCTTPACGVKKRVERSSDDPSIVVTTYEGTHTHPCPLMPRGSIGIMPETAAFGGGGVGGGASSFIFPPPHYLQQPPYFQNPTGPTPTTSLSFSTTTTTTTSSSSFPTFFQDRRFCPSSSDSLLRDHGLLQDVIVPSRVRKELKEEWKE, from the exons ATGCCCGTGATTAACCTATACATGGAGGAGAAAGTACAAGACCTAAAGAACGAAAATCAACCGATGATGGCAAATTCGACATTTTCCGATCAGATTCCGACCAGTTTTGCTTTTCCTGGCATCTTCGACATGCCATGTGATTTCAATGAAAAGGGCTCTTTTGATTTAGGCTTCATGGACATTCTGGGTTTCCAAGATTACTACTGCACCACTAGTAATAGTACTCCATCTTCTTTATTCGATTTGATACAAACGCCGCCAGTGATTCCCTCCCCGGCTTCCACGTCGGAGGTGGTGAATACTCCGGCGACTCCCAATTCTACGTCGATCTCTTCGTCATCGACCGAAGCAGCAAATGATCATGATCATCAGATTAAAGCAACAAAAGTGGAACAAGATGAAGAAGGAGAACAAGAGAAGAGTAAGAAAGA GCTGTTgaaacccaaaaagaagaacCAAAAAAGGCAAAGGGAGCCGAGATTTGCGTTCATGACAAAGAGTGAAGTTGATCACTTGGATGATGGGTTCAGATGGAGGAAGTACGGCCAAAAAGCTGTGAAAAACAGCCCTTTTCCAAG GAGCTACTACCGTTGCACTACACCTGCATGTGGCGTGAAGAAGAGAGTGGAGAGATCTTCCGACGATCCCTCGATCGTCGTCACCACTTACGAGGGCACGCACACCCACCCGTGCCCCCTGATGCCGCGCGGAAGCATCGGAATTATGCCGGAAACTGCTGCTTTTGGAGGCGGCGGCGTTGGTGGTGGGGCTTCTTCTTTTATATTTCCACCACCTCACTATCTGCAGCAGCCACCCTATTTTCAGAACCCAACAGGGCCAACACCCACCACAAGTTTGAGCTTTagcactactactactactactactagttcCTCATCATTTCCAACTTTTTTTCAAGATAGACGGTTTTGCCCCTCTTCATCTGATTCTTTGCTAAGAGATCATGGACTCCTTCAAGACGTGATTGTACCTTCACGTGTGCGGAAGGAGCTGAAAGAGGAGTGGAAGGAGTGA